The following proteins are co-located in the Mus pahari chromosome 14, PAHARI_EIJ_v1.1, whole genome shotgun sequence genome:
- the LOC110331374 gene encoding olfactory receptor 1468-like isoform X1 gives MGQMQGTTERNQTVVSQFLLLGLPIPLQYQHLFYALFLAMYLTTVLGNLIIIILIHLDSHLHTPMYSFLSNLSFSDLCFSSVTMPKLLQNMQSQVPSIPYAGCLAQMYFFLFFADLESFLLVAMAYDRYVAICFPLHYMSIMSPRLCVSLVLLSWVLTTFHAMLHTLLMARLSFCEDNVIPHFFCDMSALLKLSCSDTHVNELVIFVMGGLILVIPFVLILVSYARIVSSILKVPSARGIRKAFSTCGSHLSVVSLFYGTVIGLYLCPSADNSTVKETVMAMMYTVVTPMLNPFIYSLRNRDMKGALISVLCKKKILFCL, from the exons ATGGGCCAG ATGCAGGGCACCACAGAAAGGAATCAAACTGTcgtctcccagttcctcctcctggGCCTGCCCATCCCCCTACAGTATCAGCACCTGTTCTATGCCCTGTTCCTGGCCATGTACCTCACCACTGTCCTGGGGaacctcatcatcatcatcctcattcACTTGGACTCCcatctccacacacccatgtattCTTTTCTCAGCAACTTGTCCTTCTCTGACCTTTGCTTTTCCTCTGTCACAATGCCCAAGTTGTTGCAGAACATGCAGAGCCAAGTTCCATCCATCCCCTATGCAGGATGCCTGGCACAAATGTACTTCTTCCTGTTTTTTGCAGACCTTGAGAGCTTCCTTCTGGTggccatggcctatgaccgctatgtggccatctgcttcCCCCTTCATTACATGAGCATCATGAGCCCCAGGCTCTGTGTGAGTCTGGTGCTGCTGTCCTGGGTGCTGACCACCTTCCATGCCATGCTGCACACCCTGCTCATGGCCAGATTGTCATTCTGTGAGGATAATGTTATCCCCCACTTTTTCTGTGACATGTCTGCTCTGCTGAAGCTGTCCTGCTCCGACACCCATGTTAATGAATTGGTGATATTTGTCATGGGAGGCCTGATCCTTGTCATTCCATTTGTGCTCATCCTTGTGTCCTATGCACGAATTGTGTCCTCCATTCTCAAGGTCCCATCTGCTCGAGGCATCCGTAAAGCCTTCTCCACCTGTGGTTCTCACCTGTCTGTGGTGTCACTGTTCTATGGGACAGTCATTGGTCTCTATTTATGTCCATCAGCTGATAACTCTACTGTCAAGGAAACTGTCATGGCCATGATGTACACAGTGGTGACTCCCATGCTGAATCCCttcatctacagcctgaggaacagaGACATGAAGGGGGCCCTAATTAGTGTTCTTTGCAAGAAGAAAATTCTTTTCTGTCTATGA
- the LOC110331374 gene encoding olfactory receptor 1468-like isoform X2 — protein MQGTTERNQTVVSQFLLLGLPIPLQYQHLFYALFLAMYLTTVLGNLIIIILIHLDSHLHTPMYSFLSNLSFSDLCFSSVTMPKLLQNMQSQVPSIPYAGCLAQMYFFLFFADLESFLLVAMAYDRYVAICFPLHYMSIMSPRLCVSLVLLSWVLTTFHAMLHTLLMARLSFCEDNVIPHFFCDMSALLKLSCSDTHVNELVIFVMGGLILVIPFVLILVSYARIVSSILKVPSARGIRKAFSTCGSHLSVVSLFYGTVIGLYLCPSADNSTVKETVMAMMYTVVTPMLNPFIYSLRNRDMKGALISVLCKKKILFCL, from the coding sequence ATGCAGGGCACCACAGAAAGGAATCAAACTGTcgtctcccagttcctcctcctggGCCTGCCCATCCCCCTACAGTATCAGCACCTGTTCTATGCCCTGTTCCTGGCCATGTACCTCACCACTGTCCTGGGGaacctcatcatcatcatcctcattcACTTGGACTCCcatctccacacacccatgtattCTTTTCTCAGCAACTTGTCCTTCTCTGACCTTTGCTTTTCCTCTGTCACAATGCCCAAGTTGTTGCAGAACATGCAGAGCCAAGTTCCATCCATCCCCTATGCAGGATGCCTGGCACAAATGTACTTCTTCCTGTTTTTTGCAGACCTTGAGAGCTTCCTTCTGGTggccatggcctatgaccgctatgtggccatctgcttcCCCCTTCATTACATGAGCATCATGAGCCCCAGGCTCTGTGTGAGTCTGGTGCTGCTGTCCTGGGTGCTGACCACCTTCCATGCCATGCTGCACACCCTGCTCATGGCCAGATTGTCATTCTGTGAGGATAATGTTATCCCCCACTTTTTCTGTGACATGTCTGCTCTGCTGAAGCTGTCCTGCTCCGACACCCATGTTAATGAATTGGTGATATTTGTCATGGGAGGCCTGATCCTTGTCATTCCATTTGTGCTCATCCTTGTGTCCTATGCACGAATTGTGTCCTCCATTCTCAAGGTCCCATCTGCTCGAGGCATCCGTAAAGCCTTCTCCACCTGTGGTTCTCACCTGTCTGTGGTGTCACTGTTCTATGGGACAGTCATTGGTCTCTATTTATGTCCATCAGCTGATAACTCTACTGTCAAGGAAACTGTCATGGCCATGATGTACACAGTGGTGACTCCCATGCTGAATCCCttcatctacagcctgaggaacagaGACATGAAGGGGGCCCTAATTAGTGTTCTTTGCAAGAAGAAAATTCTTTTCTGTCTATGA